In Candidatus Woesearchaeota archaeon, one genomic interval encodes:
- a CDS encoding iron-sulfur cluster assembly accessory protein, which yields MDRVEKNAEGEGHEQEMSKQKRIRKEMTIGEVVQRYPSAAEVLMREGIHCVGCGVAQFETIEQGLLGHGLTPDEVDELVEELNNAIPEEAGDPEKIVITEVAARKLKDILEAQGKKGGGLRIAVQPGGCAGMSYHFDIEDHEQEGDVVFDVGGVRFFIDAESAKLLRGAKVDYVDALQGAGFKITNPNAQSTCGCGQSFS from the coding sequence ATGGATCGTGTGGAAAAGAACGCTGAAGGCGAAGGGCATGAGCAGGAAATGAGTAAGCAGAAGCGTATTAGGAAGGAGATGACTATCGGGGAGGTTGTGCAGCGTTACCCTTCTGCTGCAGAAGTGTTGATGCGTGAGGGCATTCACTGTGTTGGTTGTGGTGTTGCTCAGTTTGAAACAATCGAGCAGGGGTTGCTTGGTCATGGCTTGACGCCTGATGAGGTTGATGAGCTTGTGGAAGAGCTCAATAACGCTATTCCTGAGGAGGCAGGGGATCCTGAGAAGATTGTCATCACTGAAGTTGCTGCGAGGAAGCTCAAGGATATCCTTGAGGCGCAGGGGAAGAAAGGAGGGGGCCTGCGTATTGCAGTGCAGCCTGGAGGGTGTGCGGGGATGTCCTATCATTTTGATATTGAGGATCACGAGCAAGAGGGCGATGTGGTTTTTGATGTGGGCGGCGTTCGTTTCTTCATTGATGCTGAGAGTGCAAAGCTGCTTCGCGGGGCGAAGGTGGATTATGTTGATGCGCTTCAGGGTGCAGGGTTTAAGATTACCAATCCAAACGCGCAGTCGACGTGCGGTTGCGGGCAGTCTTTTTCTTGA
- a CDS encoding DedA family protein codes for MSQKKRTKKRREDVAVKTVEGGGKGGSAAAKTRWSARFAVRLALLVLIIGLLFWARTSPAAQLLSLSELKDQRGALLAQVDDHYVSSVVIFVVVYIAVVALSIPAAAVLTLLAGFLFGTILGAVYVNVAATAGAGIVFLVARYLLGSWVQERYGERLRAFNEELRVHGHRYLLTLRLIPVIPFWLINLLAAMTKVPFRTFLWTTSLGILPGSLVYAYAGRQFGSLDSLAGLLSPGVVTAFCLLALLSALPLLREKFLHKKAGGRRR; via the coding sequence ATGAGTCAGAAGAAGCGAACAAAAAAGCGAAGGGAAGACGTCGCGGTAAAAACAGTTGAAGGAGGGGGGAAAGGAGGCAGCGCGGCTGCTAAGACGCGCTGGTCGGCGCGTTTCGCGGTGCGCCTTGCCCTGCTCGTGCTCATCATAGGCCTCCTTTTCTGGGCCAGGACAAGCCCTGCTGCGCAGTTGCTTTCGCTCTCAGAACTGAAGGATCAGCGAGGCGCTCTTCTCGCTCAGGTTGACGATCATTACGTGTCCTCTGTTGTGATTTTCGTCGTTGTCTACATCGCAGTTGTTGCGCTTTCCATCCCGGCCGCTGCGGTTTTGACGCTTCTTGCCGGATTCCTTTTCGGGACAATTCTTGGCGCCGTGTACGTCAATGTTGCCGCTACGGCAGGGGCGGGGATTGTCTTCTTAGTTGCTCGCTACCTGCTCGGCTCCTGGGTGCAGGAGCGTTATGGAGAGCGGCTTCGCGCGTTCAATGAAGAGTTGCGCGTGCACGGTCATCGGTATTTGCTCACGCTCAGGCTCATTCCTGTCATTCCTTTTTGGCTTATTAATTTGCTCGCTGCCATGACGAAGGTGCCCTTTCGCACGTTTTTGTGGACGACATCGCTTGGTATTTTGCCGGGTTCGCTCGTGTACGCTTATGCAGGCCGCCAGTTTGGCTCGTTGGATTCGCTCGCTGGCTTGCTCTCGCCGGGCGTCGTAACCGCGTTTTGCTTGTTGGCGCTCTTGAGTGCTCTGCCCCTCTTGCGAGAAAAGTTTTTGCATAAAAAAGCTGGTGGAAGGAGGAGGTGA
- a CDS encoding winged helix-turn-helix transcriptional regulator has product MGYVLVAPVGDNPRALFVGMKEFPTTKAVLIAPPARYGRAKKLKKQLEQFTVPTEIIEIRGSVMEEMFRVFGALCEKYLAEEVIVNVATGDRMSTCAALSASYANGLRAFGVEGDSVMVLPILRLSYYRELSERKLRILQALDANRWTSLQQLSKALGMSAALVSYHLNGNYKYLGLRQHRLVEVKEEHQQLMVRLSQMGVLLLKGYVAQKNNR; this is encoded by the coding sequence ATGGGCTATGTTTTGGTCGCTCCGGTGGGGGATAATCCTCGGGCGTTGTTTGTGGGGATGAAAGAGTTTCCTACAACAAAGGCTGTGCTGATAGCGCCGCCGGCGCGGTACGGCCGGGCAAAAAAGCTCAAGAAGCAACTTGAGCAGTTTACTGTCCCGACGGAGATTATTGAAATAAGGGGTAGTGTCATGGAGGAAATGTTTCGCGTTTTTGGCGCGCTGTGCGAGAAGTACTTGGCAGAAGAGGTGATTGTAAACGTTGCGACGGGCGATAGGATGAGCACGTGCGCAGCGTTGAGTGCGTCGTACGCTAATGGGCTTCGCGCGTTCGGAGTTGAAGGCGACTCGGTCATGGTCTTGCCGATCTTGCGACTTTCTTACTACCGGGAGCTGAGTGAACGAAAGCTCAGGATTTTGCAGGCGCTCGATGCAAACCGGTGGACGTCTTTGCAGCAGCTCAGCAAGGCGTTAGGCATGTCTGCCGCCTTGGTTTCCTATCATTTGAACGGGAATTATAAGTATCTCGGCTTGCGGCAGCACCGCCTCGTTGAGGTGAAAGAAGAGCATCAGCAACTGATGGTTCGGCTTTCCCAGATGGGCGTTTTGCTCTTGAAAGGGTACGTTGCGCAGAAGAATAATCGATAA
- a CDS encoding tetratricopeptide repeat protein, with translation MGSWLKGSWWLVFGSVLVLALLSACSRSVEEGGVAKVVVRQVLTVCPSRLGFLDVERCETWVLVDSREARLGFPLGSVNASSLNVSVNESLLANVTKQEPFVLSWNGVSSVFVAPLKREDGERLCSAYGYDSAPLTLPFGFCDLLLYEAFEKQPWKEFPASACGGSVSEECLLRHAERIPDADRKLAMCDTFPDAFQTARLHCFGNYFESLKLRGTFVLREEACKGVVHRQDCFDAYYFYAPACGLIKTGWLSLQCERTYSFTEDKARSFNNECLFLLEDGQLKGALAACNKALDLSEGREGFIWDSKGQVLEALGRLDEARQVYEVALRLDPRLHETRERLDRLQD, from the coding sequence ATGGGATCATGGTTGAAGGGATCGTGGTGGCTGGTGTTCGGAAGTGTTCTCGTGCTTGCACTGCTCTCTGCGTGTTCAAGAAGCGTGGAGGAGGGTGGTGTGGCGAAGGTCGTGGTTCGGCAAGTGTTGACGGTGTGCCCGTCAAGGCTTGGTTTCTTGGATGTTGAGCGTTGTGAAACGTGGGTGTTGGTTGATTCGCGGGAGGCGCGGCTCGGGTTCCCCTTGGGTTCGGTGAATGCGTCTTCGCTCAACGTGTCCGTTAATGAATCGCTCTTGGCGAACGTAACAAAGCAAGAACCCTTCGTGCTTTCTTGGAATGGCGTTTCCAGCGTGTTTGTCGCCCCGCTCAAGAGAGAAGATGGTGAGCGTTTATGCTCTGCGTACGGTTATGATTCTGCGCCGTTAACGCTTCCTTTCGGGTTTTGCGACCTTCTCTTGTATGAAGCGTTTGAGAAGCAGCCTTGGAAGGAGTTCCCGGCGAGTGCGTGCGGTGGTAGCGTGAGTGAGGAGTGTCTTTTGCGGCATGCTGAGCGCATACCTGACGCGGATCGCAAGCTCGCCATGTGTGACACGTTTCCTGACGCGTTTCAAACGGCGCGTTTGCATTGCTTTGGGAATTATTTCGAGTCGCTTAAGTTGCGGGGGACGTTTGTTTTGCGCGAAGAAGCGTGCAAGGGCGTTGTGCATCGCCAGGATTGTTTTGATGCGTATTATTTTTACGCTCCCGCGTGTGGCTTGATTAAGACGGGGTGGTTGAGTCTGCAGTGCGAGCGAACATACAGCTTCACGGAAGACAAGGCAAGGAGCTTTAACAATGAATGTTTGTTCTTGCTCGAGGATGGACAGCTCAAGGGCGCCCTTGCCGCGTGCAATAAGGCGTTGGATTTGAGCGAAGGAAGGGAAGGGTTTATTTGGGACTCGAAAGGGCAAGTGCTTGAGGCGTTGGGGAGGCTTGACGAAGCAAGGCAAGTGTACGAGGTTGCTTTGCGGTTAGATCCTCGTTTGCATGAGACAAGAGAACGGCTTGATCGGCTTCAGGATTGA
- a CDS encoding CoA-binding protein, producing MHPDQDLKHFLDKKNIYAVIGATPNKEKYGYKVFHTLKQAGYLAIPVNPNAPDVDGIPAYKTLKDYPGTIDVVVFVVPPPIALDVLHQAAKQGIRKAWFQPGSESAEALSFCKKQGIDAIHGMCIMVESTTA from the coding sequence ATGCATCCTGACCAGGACCTCAAACATTTCCTCGACAAAAAGAACATCTATGCAGTAATAGGAGCGACGCCGAACAAAGAAAAATACGGCTACAAGGTTTTCCACACCCTCAAACAAGCAGGCTACCTCGCCATCCCCGTCAATCCCAACGCACCAGACGTTGACGGCATCCCCGCATACAAAACACTGAAAGACTACCCGGGAACGATCGACGTCGTCGTCTTTGTTGTCCCCCCGCCCATCGCGCTCGACGTACTGCACCAAGCTGCAAAACAAGGCATACGCAAGGCGTGGTTCCAACCCGGAAGCGAAAGCGCCGAAGCCCTCTCGTTCTGCAAAAAACAAGGCATAGACGCCATTCACGGCATGTGCATCATGGTCGAATCAACAACAGCATAA
- the trxA gene encoding thioredoxin codes for MAIVNLTAENYEQEVKNSDKPVIIDFWAPWCGPCKMMAPVFEKLSEEYAGKMKFAKCNVDEEQSLPQTFGVQGIPTLFIIKNGEPVAKSVGMRPEAELKQFIEANL; via the coding sequence ATGGCAATCGTCAACTTAACCGCGGAAAATTACGAACAAGAAGTCAAAAACAGCGACAAGCCCGTCATCATCGACTTCTGGGCGCCCTGGTGCGGCCCCTGCAAAATGATGGCTCCAGTCTTTGAGAAACTCAGCGAAGAATACGCAGGCAAAATGAAGTTTGCCAAGTGCAATGTAGATGAAGAACAAAGCCTCCCGCAAACCTTCGGCGTCCAAGGCATACCCACCCTCTTCATCATTAAGAACGGCGAACCAGTCGCAAAAAGCGTGGGAATGCGCCCCGAAGCAGAACTCAAACAATTCATCGAGGCCAACCTATAA
- a CDS encoding metal-dependent hydrolase, whose protein sequence is MLGKTHLAIALFFGLLVEHMTGIRIGILGTIALFLGALLPDLDEHKSALGRKAKIIAWLFPHRGVFHSVLFAVFFTILLYGIAPRQGAALFFLLGYLSHIFSEAITPRGVRPFFPSTLRLKGPVRVGKTTEHVLFWTLVLVDAYLLIAV, encoded by the coding sequence ATGCTTGGAAAAACCCATCTCGCCATCGCCCTCTTCTTCGGCCTCCTCGTTGAGCACATGACAGGAATCCGCATAGGCATTCTTGGCACGATCGCCCTCTTTCTCGGCGCCCTCCTGCCAGACCTTGACGAACACAAGAGCGCCCTCGGCAGGAAAGCAAAAATTATTGCGTGGCTCTTCCCCCACCGCGGCGTCTTCCACTCCGTCCTCTTCGCCGTGTTCTTCACCATCCTCCTCTACGGCATCGCACCACGGCAAGGAGCCGCCCTTTTCTTCCTCCTCGGCTATCTCTCCCACATTTTCTCCGAAGCCATAACCCCCCGCGGCGTGAGACCCTTCTTTCCCAGCACGCTCCGGCTCAAGGGGCCGGTCCGAGTCGGGAAAACCACAGAACACGTGCTTTTCTGGACGCTGGTGCTCGTTGATGCATACCTCCTCATCGCCGTATAA
- a CDS encoding DUF2240 family protein: MIEVPYETILQKIQEQQGISREELEERIKEKLDQLSGLISKEGAAHIIANELGVKVIEVPPRGKLSIKDLLPGMRAVELLGKVSRVFEQRTFNKDGKEGKVANFILNDGTGTTRVVLWNKQADHLNQLHEGTVVLIKGATVRDNNGRAEVHLSDSSTLTINPLNVNPDDIIQKPKRKHLGELTPGEEQVEVLGTIVQVFSPRFFDKCPQCGKRVRADAKGAVCDVHGPITPNTSYVLNLYLDDGTANMQVVLWQNQVQKLLGKTHEEILAYKEAPHEFEAVKTDLLGTIIKLVGKAQHNTMFDRTEFVANLVFPNVSPKEELALIEAEQERSASNEAGPQEKPSGLDQEAANEAEVENPENIEAEQINTAKDTSADAPSPTTQQEEDEEAFEEDLLSLEDLEDLD; the protein is encoded by the coding sequence ATGATTGAAGTACCCTACGAAACCATTCTCCAAAAAATACAGGAGCAGCAAGGCATATCGCGAGAAGAGCTTGAGGAACGCATTAAAGAAAAGCTCGACCAACTCAGCGGCCTCATCTCCAAAGAAGGCGCAGCGCACATCATAGCCAACGAACTCGGCGTCAAAGTCATTGAAGTACCCCCGCGGGGAAAACTCTCCATCAAAGACCTCCTCCCAGGCATGCGCGCCGTAGAACTTCTCGGAAAGGTTTCACGCGTGTTCGAACAACGAACCTTCAACAAAGACGGGAAAGAAGGGAAAGTAGCGAACTTCATTCTCAACGACGGAACAGGAACGACCCGGGTCGTCCTCTGGAACAAGCAAGCAGACCACCTCAACCAGCTCCACGAAGGAACCGTCGTGCTCATCAAAGGCGCCACCGTACGAGACAATAACGGCAGGGCAGAAGTCCACCTTAGCGACTCAAGCACGCTAACCATCAACCCACTCAACGTCAACCCCGACGACATCATCCAAAAGCCAAAGCGCAAACACCTCGGCGAACTCACGCCCGGAGAAGAGCAAGTCGAAGTACTCGGCACCATCGTCCAAGTATTCAGCCCCCGATTCTTCGACAAGTGCCCTCAATGCGGCAAGCGTGTCAGAGCAGACGCCAAAGGCGCCGTGTGCGACGTGCACGGACCCATCACGCCCAACACGAGCTACGTCCTCAACCTCTACCTCGATGACGGAACCGCGAATATGCAAGTCGTTCTCTGGCAAAACCAAGTCCAAAAACTCCTCGGCAAAACCCACGAAGAAATCCTTGCCTACAAAGAAGCCCCCCACGAGTTCGAAGCTGTCAAGACCGACCTTCTCGGCACCATCATCAAACTTGTTGGAAAAGCGCAACACAACACCATGTTTGACCGAACAGAGTTCGTCGCGAACCTCGTCTTCCCCAACGTGTCTCCCAAAGAAGAACTCGCCCTCATCGAAGCAGAACAAGAAAGGAGCGCAAGCAACGAGGCAGGCCCTCAAGAAAAACCGAGCGGACTCGACCAGGAAGCAGCCAATGAAGCCGAAGTAGAGAACCCGGAAAACATCGAGGCAGAGCAAATAAACACCGCCAAGGACACATCCGCCGACGCTCCTTCCCCAACGACACAACAAGAAGAGGACGAAGAAGCCTTTGAAGAAGACCTTCTCAGCCTGGAAGACTTAGAAGATCTCGACTAA